One segment of Littorina saxatilis isolate snail1 unplaced genomic scaffold, US_GU_Lsax_2.0 scaffold_1165, whole genome shotgun sequence DNA contains the following:
- the LOC138954444 gene encoding uncharacterized protein has product MTSHPETMAEATSAAEPYSFEPPASLLESSEDEESASSDENSTVDEPGDDIPAAENDARAWCQCGHCVVWPGQQRREKVCCHHYPQVTGKFEGGGMQCITTHQGFRDNCLSRYTIESVIILFKQSLRKRWKEEFENKDEPHRTYRHVAYSSFVRWVWHTTGRKNRKILPACIVATVRDQFPSQIYTGFKYAV; this is encoded by the exons atgacgtcacatccaGAGACAATGGCAGAAGCAACTTCAGCTGCTGAACCATACAGTTTTGAGCCGCCAGCATCTTTGCTGGAGTCATCTGAAGATGAAGAAAGTGCCAGCAGCGACGAGAACAGTACCGTGGACGAACCTGGCGATGACATCCCTGCTGCAGAAAATGATGCAAG ggcatggtgtcagtgtggcCACTGTGTTGTGTGGCCTGGCCAGCAAAGGAGGGAGAAGGTGTGCTGCCACCATTACCCTCAAGTTACAGGGAAATTTGAGGGGGGAGGGATGCAGTGCATCACCACACACCAGGGTTTCCGTGACAATTGCCTCTCAAG GTACACCATTGAATCCGTCATTATCCTGTTCAAGCAGTCACTGAGGAAAAGGTGGAAAGAAGAGTTTGAGAACAAGGATGAGCCACACAG GACATATCGGCATGTTGCGTACAGCAGTTTTGTGCGATGGGTCTGGCACACTACGGGCAGGAAAAACAGGAAGATTTTGCCTGCCTGCATTGTTGCCACAGTGAGGGACCAGTTTCCTTCGCAGATCTACACAGGTTTCAAATATGCTGTCTAA